Proteins encoded in a region of the Paenibacillus sp. E222 genome:
- a CDS encoding YheC/YheD family protein codes for MSLQDEFKPIIAVLTMHDDQRMFRGNHQNFLDIVQTGENMGYVVYVVTVRDLNVSGPTVKGYTYNNGIGRWTSQFFPLPHVLYNRIPNREDERKPSVQRKIEECMHSGIELYNPFFFNKWNLFEWLKKSKSTQQLIPYTRRMRTATALGTVLRSYPYLYLKPESGKAGKGIMMLKLQERERLPYRLKIQSTRKSTTYKAATLSKLWARIRKETGHTPYIMQQGIELASSHKRPFDLRVLVQKNGKGQWSVTGVGARLAGSRSITTHVPRGGTVEDPEKLLTELFGEEMSTSLMKRVKSTSLLIARQVERGSGHTLGEMSMDLGVDDLGEIWFFEANAKPMKFDEPQIRRRSLERIFQYSAYLARQSKR; via the coding sequence ATGAGCCTGCAGGATGAGTTCAAACCCATCATTGCCGTCCTGACCATGCACGATGATCAACGGATGTTCAGAGGAAACCATCAAAATTTCCTGGATATTGTGCAGACAGGCGAAAATATGGGATATGTGGTGTACGTCGTGACTGTACGAGATTTAAATGTGAGCGGCCCCACGGTGAAAGGATACACGTACAACAATGGGATTGGGAGATGGACTTCACAGTTCTTCCCCCTTCCCCATGTACTCTACAATCGGATTCCCAATCGGGAAGATGAACGCAAACCTTCAGTACAGCGAAAAATTGAAGAATGCATGCATTCTGGCATCGAACTGTATAACCCGTTCTTCTTCAATAAATGGAATCTGTTCGAATGGCTCAAGAAATCCAAGTCTACCCAGCAGCTGATTCCCTATACTCGCCGAATGCGAACAGCAACCGCTCTGGGGACGGTGCTTCGATCGTATCCTTACCTGTATCTGAAACCAGAGAGCGGCAAAGCCGGCAAAGGCATCATGATGCTCAAGCTCCAGGAAAGAGAACGTCTTCCTTACCGGCTTAAAATACAGAGTACCCGAAAAAGCACCACGTACAAAGCCGCAACCCTTTCCAAGTTATGGGCAAGAATTCGCAAGGAGACAGGACACACGCCTTATATCATGCAGCAGGGTATTGAGCTGGCTTCGTCCCATAAGCGTCCATTCGATCTACGGGTACTTGTGCAGAAAAACGGCAAAGGACAGTGGAGCGTAACCGGTGTTGGCGCCCGTCTCGCCGGCTCTCGAAGCATTACGACCCACGTTCCGCGTGGAGGTACGGTGGAGGACCCTGAGAAGCTGCTCACTGAACTGTTCGGGGAAGAAATGTCAACTTCACTGATGAAGCGGGTGAAGTCCACTTCATTGTTGATCGCGAGACAAGTGGAACGAGGCTCAGGGCATACGCTTGGTGAGATGTCTATGGATCTGGGCGTTGACGATCTGGGCGAGATCTGGTTCTTCGAAGCGAATGCAAAGCCGATGAAGTTCGATGAACCGCAGATTCGGCGCAGATCATTGGAACGTATTTTTCAGTACAGCGCCTACCTTGCCCGTCAGTCCAAACGATGA
- a CDS encoding DRTGG domain-containing protein: protein MDGQEENVTKHEQLLQHIEQLKVGSKISVRGLARELGVSEGTAYRAVKEAENFGLVVTKERIGTVRIEKRPRGMTEQLTFADVVTIVEGHVLGGSDGLAKPLHKYVIGAMKEQAMARYIDAGSLLIVGNRDNAHSLALEQGAGVLITGGFGTSREVRVMADELGLPIISSRHDTFTVASMINRAIFDRLIKKKIMLVEDIIGQKPRLQVLKVTSSAADFHLLVSETGEHRFPVVDEWNRVIGIVSLKDVSELKEDQSIEKCVVRRPITASLQTSLASAAQIMTWEGIDFLPIVDRNRKLIASVTRKEVLQAMRDAQKQPQLGETFDHLIWNGFAEERGEQNELFFHGFIIPQMATDLGTISEGVLLNVMTQAGRRAAWDITGNDHMVDNITTYFVRPVQIEDQILVRPIILETSRRTCKMDIVITRDGNVVCKAVMTLQSIDHA from the coding sequence ATGGACGGGCAGGAAGAAAACGTGACGAAGCATGAACAATTGCTTCAACATATTGAACAACTGAAGGTAGGCAGCAAAATATCGGTGCGTGGACTGGCGCGGGAGCTGGGCGTAAGCGAAGGAACAGCGTATCGTGCGGTAAAAGAGGCAGAGAACTTCGGCTTGGTTGTGACCAAGGAACGAATTGGAACGGTGCGGATCGAGAAAAGACCTCGCGGCATGACCGAGCAGCTGACTTTTGCCGATGTAGTGACCATCGTCGAAGGTCATGTGCTGGGTGGAAGTGACGGTCTGGCCAAACCACTTCACAAGTACGTGATCGGTGCGATGAAAGAACAGGCCATGGCCCGTTACATTGACGCGGGAAGCCTGCTGATTGTCGGTAACCGGGACAATGCTCATTCCCTCGCCCTCGAACAGGGCGCAGGTGTATTAATTACAGGTGGCTTCGGTACAAGCCGTGAAGTGCGAGTGATGGCTGATGAGTTGGGTCTGCCGATCATTTCCTCCAGACATGACACGTTTACGGTGGCTTCAATGATTAACCGTGCGATCTTTGATCGACTGATTAAGAAAAAAATTATGTTGGTAGAGGATATCATCGGTCAGAAACCCCGCCTTCAGGTGCTTAAGGTGACCAGTTCAGCCGCGGATTTTCACTTGCTGGTTTCTGAAACGGGAGAGCATCGCTTCCCTGTAGTAGATGAATGGAACCGGGTTATCGGTATTGTAAGTCTCAAAGATGTGAGTGAGTTAAAAGAGGATCAGAGTATTGAGAAGTGTGTTGTACGCCGTCCAATCACAGCTTCGCTGCAAACCTCACTGGCTTCCGCTGCACAAATTATGACGTGGGAGGGCATTGACTTCCTGCCCATTGTGGATCGGAACCGTAAACTGATTGCCTCCGTCACACGTAAGGAAGTGCTCCAGGCGATGCGTGATGCACAGAAGCAGCCACAGCTTGGAGAGACGTTTGATCATCTGATCTGGAACGGGTTTGCGGAAGAGCGCGGAGAGCAGAACGAACTGTTTTTCCACGGATTTATCATTCCGCAGATGGCGACAGACCTTGGTACGATCTCGGAAGGCGTTCTGCTGAATGTGATGACACAGGCGGGACGGCGTGCTGCCTGGGACATTACAGGAAACGACCATATGGTGGATAATATAACAACGTATTTTGTTCGTCCAGTACAGATTGAAGATCAGATTCTGGTTCGTCCAATTATTTTGGAGACAAGTCGTCGGACCTGCAAAATGGATATTGTCATTACCCGTGATGGGAATGTGGTATGCAAAGCGGTGATGACTCTGCAATCCATTGACCATGCCTAA
- a CDS encoding YheC/YheD family protein, translating to MFLEHQTNTVAILVRATEGSPPFVDELFCRRLSLESHRYGLNIIVLAVANKPSASRLTQGYAFDRGEWNIVPLPAVDLIMDRCLLPLPRTFKQQLQQLVSTGSGHLARYWSASLPGKWKVHRALSADTRLRNLLAPTTLLQSDTLWEQWLARWPKGIFFKPVSGTHGKDTFRLYREDQQASWIMEGRNTRNELVHRTFERRQDVSAWLDSQKAGKKMILQPYLELSHHGRPFDVRALVQKNGQGRWSLTGCMVREGPAGTLTSNLHGGGKAYPVHPYLLDRYGSEQSNALLETIRQAAALIPPLLESRFGRLAELGLDFGADVHGRLWLIEVNSRPGRSSFAEAGDPRMHRLTYTRPLAYARYLLQQHVLTDVKRPMKMPNTSSTAGLKPIPIHGS from the coding sequence ATGTTCCTGGAACATCAGACCAACACAGTAGCCATCCTGGTTCGGGCAACAGAAGGCTCGCCTCCTTTCGTGGATGAACTCTTCTGTCGTCGTCTCAGTTTGGAAAGCCACCGTTACGGCCTAAATATCATCGTGCTGGCCGTAGCGAATAAACCCAGTGCATCCCGGCTAACACAGGGTTATGCATTCGATAGAGGAGAATGGAACATCGTTCCTCTTCCTGCTGTGGACCTGATCATGGACCGCTGTCTGCTCCCGCTTCCCAGAACATTCAAGCAGCAGCTTCAGCAGCTGGTTTCAACAGGCAGCGGACACCTGGCCCGTTACTGGTCTGCTTCCTTGCCCGGTAAATGGAAGGTACACCGCGCCTTGTCTGCTGATACAAGATTGCGTAATCTTCTTGCCCCTACTACGCTGCTTCAGTCGGATACCTTATGGGAGCAGTGGCTGGCGCGCTGGCCGAAAGGCATTTTTTTCAAACCTGTATCGGGCACTCATGGTAAAGATACATTTCGCCTTTACCGCGAAGATCAGCAAGCCTCCTGGATCATGGAGGGCAGAAATACTCGCAATGAATTGGTTCACCGTACATTTGAGCGTCGCCAGGATGTCTCTGCCTGGCTGGATTCACAGAAGGCCGGTAAAAAGATGATCTTACAGCCATATCTGGAACTGAGTCATCATGGACGACCGTTCGACGTTAGGGCCTTGGTGCAAAAAAACGGGCAAGGACGCTGGTCTCTAACCGGATGTATGGTACGGGAAGGACCCGCTGGCACACTGACTTCCAATTTGCATGGAGGGGGTAAGGCGTACCCTGTACATCCGTATCTGCTGGACCGATATGGGAGCGAGCAATCCAACGCTCTGCTGGAGACGATCAGGCAGGCTGCTGCCCTCATCCCCCCCCTGTTGGAAAGCCGATTTGGCAGACTGGCCGAACTGGGTCTTGATTTCGGAGCAGATGTTCACGGTCGCCTCTGGCTGATCGAAGTGAATTCGAGACCGGGACGTTCCTCATTCGCAGAGGCGGGTGATCCTCGTATGCACAGACTGACCTACACCCGGCCGCTTGCCTATGCCCGTTATTTGCTGCAACAACATGTTCTCACGGACGTGAAGCGTCCAATGAAAATGCCGAATACATCCAGCACAGCTGGCCTGAAACCCATCCCGATTCACGGCAGTTGA
- a CDS encoding YtrH family sporulation protein: MSTFLSKAILDFFIAFGIVLGGAMIGGIGAVVSLQPPTQTMLDVAGKIKIWALAAAVGGTIDPMRVIESNVLDGNLSPAVKQILYLISAFMGAHMGTELVKWVCGGGRG; this comes from the coding sequence ATGAGCACATTTTTGTCCAAAGCCATTCTTGATTTCTTCATTGCATTTGGGATCGTGCTGGGCGGCGCGATGATTGGAGGTATAGGAGCGGTGGTCTCTCTCCAGCCTCCGACACAGACGATGCTTGATGTCGCTGGGAAAATTAAAATTTGGGCGCTCGCGGCGGCCGTTGGCGGTACAATCGATCCGATGCGGGTAATCGAAAGCAACGTGCTGGACGGAAACCTGTCTCCGGCAGTCAAACAAATTTTGTATCTGATATCCGCATTCATGGGCGCCCACATGGGTACCGAACTGGTAAAATGGGTTTGCGGTGGAGGACGGGGTTAG
- a CDS encoding HAD hydrolase-like protein, giving the protein MTKETVLRKPEAMIFDMDGTLFQTETLLLPAYHQLFDTLRAEGHFEGETPPEERMLGSLGMLLEDIWKVVMPEASVAAHRRADELLLQLEIEGLDGGSSQLYPQVKETLKALKEQGVRLFVASNGLEDYVKGVAFAHEIMSLFEGVYSAGQYKTPSKVNLVQILLEKHRIQDAWMVGDRSSDVEAGKMNNQTVIGCAYAGFGRDEELAGSDVLISDFTELLRLYREAE; this is encoded by the coding sequence ATGACAAAAGAGACGGTATTGCGTAAACCGGAAGCGATGATTTTTGATATGGATGGTACATTGTTTCAGACGGAAACCCTGTTGTTGCCAGCCTATCATCAGCTGTTTGATACATTGCGGGCCGAAGGACATTTTGAGGGAGAGACTCCTCCTGAAGAACGAATGCTGGGAAGCCTGGGAATGTTGCTAGAAGATATATGGAAAGTGGTTATGCCCGAAGCTTCAGTTGCGGCCCATCGACGTGCAGACGAACTGCTGCTTCAGTTGGAGATTGAAGGACTGGATGGGGGGAGCTCGCAGCTGTACCCACAAGTAAAAGAGACGCTGAAAGCGTTGAAAGAACAGGGTGTGCGGTTGTTTGTCGCCAGCAACGGGCTGGAGGACTATGTTAAAGGCGTGGCCTTTGCCCATGAGATCATGTCGCTCTTTGAAGGCGTGTATAGTGCAGGACAGTACAAGACCCCTTCCAAAGTTAACTTGGTTCAGATCCTGCTTGAGAAGCATCGGATTCAGGACGCATGGATGGTTGGGGATCGCTCTTCTGATGTGGAGGCAGGCAAAATGAACAACCAGACCGTCATCGGCTGTGCCTATGCTGGGTTCGGACGTGACGAAGAACTTGCAGGATCAGATGTACTGATCTCTGATTTTACGGAACTGCTTCGTTTGTATCGGGAAGCCGAGTAG
- a CDS encoding YheC/YheD family protein — protein sequence MSSPVLGIMTLYLNEHRALEERSIYRRMILEGRKRGLDIYVFTPADVHPGGKQIEAMVFRSGKGWSREWRSFPDIIFDRCRIQRNRRFQQLLAFRQRYGHLLFLNRPLRNKWTIHQTLSAKSAFHEHLPDTLLYQDMSDVNRMLKANPLIYLKPINGTGGRGILRIERNDNEANTVLVQGRDQKRRIITPRKVHLSRLGSLLQNWNMKDKYLVQQGIQLQLPNGRVHDYRMLVQKNGEGQWELTGCAGRMGAEKSVTSNLHGGGQAIAMHKLMKQWITDEKQRVEIYATAEKFGIDVATFLENTYGDLCELALDLAIDKSGHIYLIEVNPKPAREVFARIGENDIYSKAITQPLDYALWVYRNHANAIRPPRGVKVTKPVKRVKGKSATLKRTRGSQ from the coding sequence GTGTCCTCACCTGTTCTGGGCATTATGACGTTGTACTTAAATGAGCACCGCGCTCTGGAAGAACGGAGCATATACCGCAGAATGATCCTTGAAGGGCGCAAGAGGGGACTCGATATTTATGTGTTCACACCTGCCGATGTACATCCAGGAGGCAAACAGATTGAGGCCATGGTCTTTCGTTCGGGAAAAGGCTGGTCCCGGGAATGGCGTTCATTCCCGGATATCATCTTCGACCGCTGCCGCATACAGCGCAATCGCAGATTTCAGCAGTTGCTTGCCTTTCGGCAAAGGTATGGTCACTTGCTCTTTCTCAACCGCCCGTTGCGTAATAAATGGACCATCCATCAGACGCTCTCCGCGAAGTCAGCCTTTCACGAGCATTTGCCCGACACTCTTCTGTATCAGGATATGTCCGACGTCAATCGAATGCTGAAGGCCAACCCCCTAATTTATTTGAAGCCTATTAATGGAACCGGAGGGCGTGGAATTCTACGCATCGAACGCAATGACAACGAGGCCAATACAGTTCTTGTACAGGGACGGGACCAGAAACGCCGGATCATCACCCCACGCAAAGTCCATCTGTCACGCTTGGGTTCACTTCTCCAGAACTGGAATATGAAAGACAAATACTTGGTTCAACAGGGGATTCAACTCCAGCTTCCGAACGGCCGTGTTCATGATTATCGCATGCTGGTCCAAAAGAACGGTGAAGGACAGTGGGAGTTAACAGGATGTGCCGGACGAATGGGTGCGGAGAAAAGTGTTACCTCCAATCTGCATGGTGGTGGTCAGGCCATAGCGATGCACAAACTGATGAAACAATGGATCACCGATGAGAAACAGCGAGTAGAAATTTATGCAACGGCCGAGAAATTCGGGATTGATGTAGCTACGTTTCTGGAAAACACCTATGGCGACTTGTGTGAATTGGCTCTCGATTTGGCGATTGACAAGAGTGGGCACATCTATCTGATTGAAGTGAATCCGAAGCCTGCACGTGAGGTGTTTGCCCGTATTGGTGAGAATGATATCTATTCCAAAGCGATTACCCAACCATTGGATTACGCCTTGTGGGTGTACCGCAATCATGCCAATGCCATTCGTCCCCCTCGTGGGGTAAAGGTAACCAAACCGGTCAAACGCGTAAAAGGTAAATCGGCGACCCTCAAAAGGACTAGAGGATCGCAGTGA
- a CDS encoding YheC/YheD family protein, whose product MSTKKVTIQVTGSGILQDDVIMLGEGVLKALKIPSGRPLQLQFGSFRREVTVIPVPRYDGLRINQTVASKTGLVPRSVLRISYRSASRTLRLGPYISVLVSQDYPDQPDRPFGSITMFCQELVNACRKQGAYVSFFTPEDIGAVTGYMKGWVYDDGWKKTVLPIADVVNNRLTSRKLENKPSVQHFMKEVKSLYGTQTFNEKFLDKNEVFDALKSISTLKKVLPESHLLKASATLKTMCNRYPVVFLKPVRGSLGKGIIRVSRQSDGSFLTLATSVGGTRKQTYTSLDKLYASLSGKMKTTRYQIQQGLSLIDNSGRPVDFRALVQKNRTGKWSVTSIVARIAGGSHYVSNLARGGSLSTVKEAVAKTQLSSSAKASAYAGLHTAALDIAKGIEGPIPAHFGELGIDLALDTSGKVWLLEVNSKPSKNDNTPLSESKIRPSVKAMLEYSTYLAGF is encoded by the coding sequence ATGTCCACTAAAAAAGTAACGATTCAGGTTACCGGCTCGGGCATCCTACAGGACGACGTCATCATGCTGGGCGAAGGGGTGCTCAAGGCGCTTAAAATCCCTTCTGGCCGACCGCTTCAGCTGCAATTCGGCTCTTTTCGCCGTGAGGTCACCGTCATCCCTGTTCCCAGGTATGACGGTCTGCGCATCAATCAGACGGTAGCCAGTAAAACCGGTCTTGTTCCCCGTTCAGTGCTGCGCATATCTTATCGTTCAGCCAGCCGTACACTGCGCCTTGGACCCTACATCAGTGTTTTAGTTAGCCAGGATTACCCCGATCAGCCAGATCGGCCCTTTGGCTCCATCACGATGTTCTGTCAAGAACTGGTAAACGCCTGCCGGAAGCAGGGCGCCTATGTATCCTTTTTCACACCGGAGGATATTGGAGCGGTAACGGGTTATATGAAAGGCTGGGTGTATGATGACGGCTGGAAAAAGACCGTTCTGCCTATAGCAGACGTCGTCAATAACCGGCTGACGTCCCGTAAGCTTGAGAACAAACCTAGCGTACAGCATTTTATGAAAGAAGTAAAATCGCTCTACGGTACACAAACCTTCAACGAAAAGTTTCTGGACAAAAATGAAGTATTCGATGCCTTGAAGTCCATTTCAACACTGAAGAAAGTGCTACCCGAATCCCATTTGCTCAAAGCTTCAGCCACACTCAAAACGATGTGCAATCGATACCCGGTTGTTTTTCTGAAGCCGGTTCGTGGGTCGCTTGGCAAAGGTATCATCCGGGTCTCCCGTCAAAGCGACGGCAGCTTCCTCACCCTCGCAACAAGCGTTGGGGGGACCCGAAAACAAACGTATACTTCTCTAGATAAACTGTATGCCAGTCTATCTGGGAAAATGAAAACAACGCGATACCAGATCCAACAGGGTCTTTCCCTGATTGATAACAGCGGCAGACCCGTTGATTTCCGTGCGCTGGTGCAAAAAAACCGTACGGGCAAATGGAGTGTCACTTCCATCGTCGCACGTATTGCAGGCGGCAGTCACTATGTATCCAACTTGGCACGAGGTGGAAGTCTCAGCACCGTCAAGGAAGCTGTAGCCAAAACCCAATTGTCCTCATCAGCCAAAGCTTCTGCGTATGCCGGTTTGCATACAGCGGCGCTGGATATCGCCAAAGGCATTGAAGGTCCCATCCCCGCCCATTTCGGTGAACTTGGCATCGACCTTGCCTTGGACACCAGCGGAAAGGTCTGGCTGCTTGAAGTAAACTCCAAACCATCCAAGAACGATAATACGCCACTTAGCGAGAGCAAAATCCGGCCTTCGGTCAAAGCGATGCTGGAATACTCCACCTATCTGGCCGGATTCTGA
- a CDS encoding YheC/YheD family protein: protein MSLTFCNLHFTQQPDKVVYVSNALMKSLNLSGKKTIHLRFGRDRVPATIKPIKKAGKHLYLASGIRNLMNVPKRGSIYLRNLQNDEVQLGPLIGVLSDGPATGTNPFGSRTGFIKQLLREGSRKSYIYAFTPRDINWQNETVSGLFLNDNGSFSRKTVPLPDVVYNRLPSRRSDFSPAINQLRERFIRRKIPFFNWSFFNKSDIYNLLENDPAAGRYIPESITNPTVEQMREMLERHQFVYYKPTAGSLGNGIYRLTYSPKRGYFARYRKKGGNALLRFGSFNSLMRMLQGRHGKQLRGYVVQQGIRLIEIEECPIDFRFHMHKNGNNQWVVVGIGAKKAGRGSVTTHIKNGGSLMTPEQALSRNFGDRAGEVLQHAKSVAITLAQAIETQHQHLIGEIGFDLGIDQEEHVWMFEANAKPGRSIFRHPSLRQEGKSSVEHILEHCLYLSKFRKRDSI from the coding sequence ATGAGTTTGACCTTTTGCAATCTGCATTTCACACAGCAGCCGGATAAAGTGGTTTATGTATCCAACGCGTTAATGAAGAGCCTGAATCTATCCGGCAAAAAAACGATTCATCTGCGGTTTGGCCGTGACCGGGTGCCCGCAACTATCAAACCGATCAAAAAGGCTGGCAAACATCTCTATCTCGCTTCGGGCATACGCAATCTGATGAACGTTCCGAAACGGGGCAGCATCTACCTTCGCAATCTGCAGAATGATGAAGTTCAATTGGGTCCACTGATTGGCGTATTATCTGACGGACCTGCTACGGGTACCAACCCTTTTGGTTCCCGTACGGGTTTCATTAAACAGCTGCTCCGTGAAGGCAGCCGCAAATCCTATATTTATGCGTTTACCCCAAGGGATATTAATTGGCAGAATGAAACAGTTTCTGGTCTTTTCCTTAATGACAACGGAAGCTTCAGTCGCAAAACGGTACCTCTGCCAGATGTCGTGTATAACCGGTTACCCAGCCGCCGCTCTGACTTCTCACCAGCGATCAACCAGCTGCGGGAGCGATTCATTCGGCGCAAAATCCCTTTCTTCAATTGGAGTTTCTTTAACAAATCAGATATCTACAATTTGCTCGAGAATGACCCGGCAGCAGGGAGATATATACCTGAGTCCATCACCAATCCGACTGTCGAACAGATGAGAGAGATGCTTGAGCGCCATCAGTTTGTCTACTATAAGCCTACAGCGGGCAGTCTCGGCAATGGCATCTACCGATTGACCTACTCTCCCAAACGTGGATATTTTGCCCGTTATCGCAAAAAAGGCGGCAACGCCCTGCTGCGTTTTGGTTCATTCAACAGTCTGATGCGCATGCTTCAAGGCAGACACGGTAAACAGCTCCGCGGTTATGTCGTTCAACAAGGTATCCGGCTCATTGAGATTGAGGAATGTCCGATTGATTTCCGCTTTCACATGCATAAAAACGGAAACAATCAATGGGTGGTTGTTGGTATTGGCGCCAAGAAGGCTGGCCGAGGCAGCGTAACCACACATATCAAAAATGGCGGTTCCCTGATGACCCCTGAGCAGGCGCTCAGCCGCAACTTTGGCGACCGAGCGGGTGAAGTGCTTCAGCATGCCAAATCCGTCGCTATTACACTGGCCCAGGCGATTGAAACCCAGCACCAGCATCTAATTGGTGAGATTGGCTTTGATCTGGGCATTGATCAGGAGGAACATGTATGGATGTTCGAAGCGAACGCCAAACCCGGCCGCTCCATTTTCCGTCATCCTTCGCTCCGGCAGGAAGGAAAATCTTCGGTGGAACACATCCTGGAACATTGCCTGTATTTGAGCAAATTCCGGAAGAGAGACAGCATTTGA
- a CDS encoding YlbF family regulator has translation MNIYDKANDLAKALRESSEVEEITSAMKLIEADPEAKAMLDNFRDQQMELQQRMMSGDMPAPDEMEKMEKLFEVLSLNLNIRRLFDAERRLSVIIEDVNKIIADSLGHLYGGAEA, from the coding sequence GTGAACATTTATGACAAAGCGAATGATTTGGCCAAAGCACTGAGAGAAAGCAGCGAGGTGGAAGAAATTACTTCTGCGATGAAGCTGATCGAAGCAGATCCGGAAGCAAAGGCTATGCTGGATAATTTCCGTGATCAACAGATGGAATTGCAACAACGTATGATGAGTGGGGATATGCCTGCACCGGACGAGATGGAGAAAATGGAGAAACTGTTTGAAGTATTGAGCTTGAACCTGAATATCCGTCGTCTGTTTGACGCTGAACGTCGTCTCAGTGTCATTATTGAAGACGTGAACAAAATTATTGCAGACAGTCTGGGTCATCTGTATGGTGGCGCTGAAGCCTAA
- a CDS encoding YtpI family protein: MFIDVLKYALIAIFALAMVCSALNSIRSRRSTDPIATGLYRSWTNVWMGSMLIILALILMFVFTGSTLSVVVEALFLIMGAYNLFAGLRNRSYYARLQQHAEGGTGKTSRQSA; this comes from the coding sequence GTGTTCATCGATGTACTCAAATATGCCCTGATCGCTATCTTTGCCCTGGCCATGGTCTGTTCAGCTCTGAACAGCATTCGTTCGCGCAGGTCCACTGATCCCATCGCCACAGGTCTTTATCGCTCATGGACCAACGTCTGGATGGGCAGCATGCTGATTATTCTTGCCCTCATCCTGATGTTTGTGTTTACCGGTTCTACGCTATCCGTCGTTGTGGAAGCGCTATTTCTAATTATGGGAGCGTACAATCTGTTCGCCGGTTTACGTAACCGCAGTTACTATGCCCGCCTTCAGCAGCATGCAGAGGGTGGAACTGGCAAGACATCCAGACAATCTGCCTGA